The DNA region GCATGAGATATTTTAAGTATAAAGCCCCCCATCTACTACCATTTGTGGCAATCAAAGAGAAATTAGATGCACCAAACATATTCGTTGTAGAAAAAAGTAatctaataataaattaagaaagATACCAACTTTGTCATTTGCAAGACAATAATACAATTCAAAACGTTAAAGCATCTTAGGTATGGCTAAttttctcaagaaaaaaaaaaaaaggtatggcTAATAGCTCGTCACAATCACAATTTCACAATATAATACCAACAAAACTTCTGCTAACACACTGTTTGAATTCACATACGGTACACCGACAATATGTAAACATATACAATAATGCTACATTTCATACTTAATTTCATCTATTAATTTCACCTCGTTACGTTATAATATCCATTTAATAAGTAgatgcattattttattttatttaaaataataaagtatatttaatattttatcaaatctaaaattcttattttaataatataaatcataccataattattactcaaattattaaatatacttttaattaatatagagttaattccatttttggtcctacaatTATAAGTGAcgatccacttttagtcatttttttttatcaaaacatccacttttggtcctagtattattgtggcatgaccatttttgatcatctatcaacaaaatagtttaaatttcgttaaatacaacagcattttgatcttcaattattgattgttccaaaaaaataaacataaaaaacatAGTGGTTCAACCTACTTTGCATAAAAAAGATctaaatgtctttgtatttaacgaaatttcaacgattttgaTGACGGAGGACCAATAATGGCcatatcacaataataatagaactaaaagtagatgttctgataaaaaatgactaaaagtggaatgtcacatataaatctaggacaaaaaatgaaattaactctttaatataattaatatgaattctacaactataatttctttttttaaaaaaattatatactacctattacggagtattttaaaaaatattttaatacaattaaGATTTTAATGGATTTCAAGAATATTAAGATTTTAATGGATTTCAAGAATATTAAGATTTTAATTTTGAGTATTAGTATTGAGCATATATTTTTGTACATCccacatataaaatataataaaaaacaactccaaccaagttggtcagattgTTGACTTAGTAGAGTGGCATATTAaccgtctttttttttttaaatactactgactctattacaatgtaatatatgttcataactaatttctcaacctattgaagcatgtaatatctgttcatcactaatttctcaacctattgaagcacaaagagtcaaataTCGCATTTATTAAGACTCAAACGCGCAACCTCCTATATGAGGGAGTAACTTGGTGtaactaaaccacaaggtccttaCATATTAATCATCTTAATTTGAATCAATTAATTGTAGTGGCAGTAAGTTTTTCTCGCCACTTACAAAAAGTATTaaagtataataaatattgtgaTTAATGCAGTCAAACCCATTccaataatttatattgtttCCTACTTGATTCAACATGTTTTTATATAATGGGTAATCGTTTTCAATGTAACAGgttgattaaaaaaaagtgtatagCTCGTGGCTGACACGCATTGCTTCATGATAATGACTATTCCcaattctaatttttaaattttaatattaaaaacaaaaatattcccaCATGCATATGTTGGACAGCTTACATCGGTCTTACCTAAATAGCAATACAAATTAAGGATTATTTTATAGATTCAACGAATGGGAAATTCAATGCTGCTTTCATCGCCAACCTCCTCATTGTCGTTGCCACTTTGCCCAATGCCCAGTGCAGCCATAAACAAAATTGTTTCTTTCGCATAAAAGGATTGGTTGATGGGATATTTTaaagtaatgtaattttttttaaaatttcacaaaatataaGAATGTTGGggattataatttttataaaaaaaattattaaaaatgaactaaaaataatatttgggaGTTTAACATTTTCATGATCCCCGGGtgttaggaagaaaaaaaagatacctttgagacaaaattatcctttttttttttaaacctaaaattgataTCTGACATCTCCCTCTCGATTATATATAGTGTGTATTTTTCTTCTACTCTCAACACAAAACGCCAATCAGTAGGCCAACCTTACTGTTTTCTTAAAACTctcttatctattttatttctttccaTTCAATTCTAGGATTTATTTATAGCGtgttacataaatttttaaaagtaatatttgaaTTTGGTCTATGTTTTCAacaacaaaatttgtattttcgGTAGGTATAGCGCATTGATATAACATATTTGCCTAATAATGAGATGGTGATAAGTAATGTCATTTTAGATTTTATACTATTTATTCCTTTTCAATTTCCATGTATACTGAACATTGAAATTTCCAATAATCCTATTCCTGCAAAccaaatactaaaaattaaattttagtttattcctcttccataaaattaaaattcattacCCTCCTAATTTCCTACTCAAACCAAATGTCCCGTTAGTTTAAGTTGAAATCATGTGGTTACTATCTGATTGGGGCTGCCctgtgtttttttcttttttttttttcttttcttttttttgtgtgtgtttagtTATTATCACTCTTTGTTTTCGGTTGTGGGGGCCGGGGGGTGGAAGAGTCCATGTattattatagttgagggactaaaaatgatattttctctattattaaTAAGAGCTAAGGTGGAAAtgtaaaaattaatacaaatatacaacCACCAAAATTAGCCCATTTTTAGAATTGGATGGGCGAAATTTGGACTCTCTTAATATGGGCCCATACTATTATTACTAAATGCTCCGTAATTTGATTCTCCAATTGTAGAAGAAaaatatggcaaattatgctatggaccgaCCCCGGTCCAAAACGCGGGTCTGGAATAACGGTGTTATTAGTGACATCGTTTCCTCGACCAATGATATTTTTGTGTGAATATAGATTcagaaattgtgaatatagattcaGAAATTGTGTTATGATTGATGTGACATgcgttttaagttttaacattGGTGGATCAGGTATTGGAACCCCGACAGTCATCGCTAGATTGGTCAGTGAGTTTTGGGGAGAGTGTCCGGCCACTGAACCCTCAGATTAGGTTGCGAAATGGCTATTGAGGAGGACTTTCACGCGTACAAAAATGGGCGGATTGGCACGATTTGGCCGGAAGCAATAATGACTGAGATTTTAGGAGATTTGTTTCCTTAGTAAAATAGTTTCTTTTTTCATGAAATTGGAATGTAATCTTGTATTTTTAAGTAAGTTTTTAGCGCCAAATCTAGGCATGATTAACCATAGAGTGGGTGATATTAATTTAGGAGATTCGTTTTCTTTTTTGGATCCAGCTCTTAAGGGTGAGAAAATGGTTCCAATTTTTCTTGAGCTTAAAACATGATTGGGAGCATTTTGCTTTAAGTTCTTGTGTTTTTCAATTTACTTCGTTCATTTGTGTCTGAGCGGTAGAGTTGACTAGTCAACGATCCGTAATAAAaaatagtacggagtatatatGCAAAGAATACCGAATTTAATAAGTTCAAAAACTTTATACTTTACGGGTAAATACTCTAAAGTGATAGTCAAATTTAATATAGCAAATTTAAAATACAAGATTTAAAAAAACACCAGTTTACATAACTCACCCCTATCCTTCTGTGACCAGTTGAGGTATTATCTTTCCTCCCATCCTTTGTTTCACGTATGGTAGCCTTTTTAAAACAGGAAACTTAGCTTGTTCCCTTTTACTTCTTCTCTATCTTTGAATTCTTCCTGATAGCAAAATCTTTAATAATGCTTGGACTCTAAGAAATAGTCTTCTACAAGATAATCAAGATTCCTAATTTTCAAAGTACATAAACGTTTTGCCAAAATATATTGACATCAACTATAtgtatgaatattattattgtacaaaaacacaaatatttacattttatattCACCCACGTACAACACAAAAAGCTAAACTAGGCAcataatacaaatatacaatgccCCTATATATAAAGAGAAGCTCCAAACCACACAACTTTTAATTGGTACCTAATTTAAATCAATGgaagaataatattttaaattcctATATATTATGAGATAATGCAATGGGTTACTaaattccatcattaattaGGGCTCGTGGTAGATTGTGAGCAAGAAAAATCATAATCATTACAAGAATTCAAGAAACTATTTTCATTACAAGAATCCTGTAGTATCTATGACGATTTCAGAGGAGACTAATCCAGGAAACAATTTCATCATCTTCTAAGAGATCTATAATCTCTCTTGACATCTTATTATACTGCCCACAGGTCATTCCCATATGCCACTCCACCTTACACCCCATGCAGAACACTCTCCACCACTTAGGGCACGCTGTGGTCAAGAACCCCTTCCCATCATCCACGAACCTTTTGGAGCATTCTTTAAACGGGCACTTTATCCACCTCGGATTCCCCAAAACCTTCGCCTCCCGTTTAGCATCCACCCACGTTTCCACAACTTCCTTAAACTCCGCTAATAACTCCCGGCAGAATTTCAAGTCCAGATTCCTCTTGCAATCCGATTCCGGGCATTTAATCTTGTGAATGTTTTCTTTCACTTTTCCGCCCACGTATCCCTTGATGCAGGCCTCGCAGTAGGAGTGCCGGCAGCGGGCCCCGCCTCGCCACATCGCCCCGTGCGGCTTCGCGTCGCCGCATATCGCGCAGACATCATAGGACGCCCCGCACTCCTCGCCACGTACGAGGCGAATCTTTGGCTTTTCGGTCGGGGAGATATATTCCAACGACCCCGCCGACGTGGCGATTCCTTTCATCTTCTCTTCGGGGGAGTGTTTGGGGTAGCGCCGGACTAAATTTTCCGAATCGACGGCGACGGCGGCGTTGTGGCGGAAACCCTCGCCGGAGTCCCTGAGCGTTTTCTTCTTGTTCCGAAAGGAGTTGTCGTTATTGCATCCGCAACCATTATTCCTCTTGTGCTTCACAGCCGCGCCGCCGCTCGGATCAGGATGGCGGATACGTCTCATCTTTCTCTTCATGGAAAGGGCGATCGCTGGTGATTCTTgaaggtttagggttttgtgAGTTCGAAAAAATCGGAAGTATTTAAGGCTTGTTTGTGCCTCAAGTTCCTATACGAGTTCCCTAGACCATAGAAAAGTGCCTCACTTTTACTTTATAATGCAatatagataattaattattttcaagtgcatgaaaaatattaacATCAAAGTTTTTCCTTTTATGAGTGGTATTAAAAAATTGgaagtaaaatttgagagtaaatatagtattttattttctatcctGTTTAGACTTCACtactaatttcaattttagattCTTACCATTTCAGATTtatcaaacacacacacaccaaaacaaaaaagtgaaGAAAGAAGTCCTTCCACTTTAATTTGGGGTTATATTCAATccaaactttttaattaaaaattctaaattgaatatcTCTTACAAATATTCAATCCAAGGGCTCCATGCCCCGACCCGGCTGAGCATATGTGATGATGTAATTATGATAATTCAGCTGAACACAAAGGCTAAATCTTTACTTATTGTGCATAAAGACcctctcactttgagaggttgttcCCACACTGATTGGATCAATAGTCTTTCTTCCTAAACTTCATCCATGTGACCAACTAAAGGTTTGGAAGAtccattttaattatatatctaattttttttaaaaaaaaagttttaaaaaattcatcactttttaaatagtaatacacttaattttgtgttttaattcacaaaaaaatacacaaatattTCTCAATTTAAATTAACCGTTCCCAATAACTATGCCATCTTAATTTTGTGTTTcttgggtgtgtttggaaatttagaaaatgattttcgaaaatcattttccgagctTTCAGTGTTTGGCAATGCTTGGAAAATTCAGTCAACTAAAAATGATTTTCGTTGACTGAGAAAAATGACGCTATTTTGGCTGAAAATGACTTCCGTCCAAGAaatgagaaag from Ipomoea triloba cultivar NCNSP0323 chromosome 6, ASM357664v1 includes:
- the LOC116023647 gene encoding probable E3 ubiquitin-protein ligase ARI10 is translated as MRRIRHPDPSGGAAVKHKRNNGCGCNNDNSFRNKKKTLRDSGEGFRHNAAVAVDSENLVRRYPKHSPEEKMKGIATSAGSLEYISPTEKPKIRLVRGEECGASYDVCAICGDAKPHGAMWRGGARCRHSYCEACIKGYVGGKVKENIHKIKCPESDCKRNLDLKFCRELLAEFKEVVETWVDAKREAKVLGNPRWIKCPFKECSKRFVDDGKGFLTTACPKWWRVFCMGCKVEWHMGMTCGQYNKMSREIIDLLEDDEIVSWISLL